One Candidatus Abyssobacteria bacterium SURF_5 DNA segment encodes these proteins:
- a CDS encoding DUF255 domain-containing protein: MTVKQEKMMPSAEEIAKLPPDGGPEFNRLIHEKSPYLLQHARNPVDWYPWSEEAFEKARKEDKPIFLSIGYSTCHWCHVMEWDSFEDTEVADILNRYYVCIKVDREERPDIDEVYMNATQLITNRGGWPNSVWLLPNRKPWYAGTFFPREDVQGRPGFKTILLSLAEFWQRRRQDVNRQADQLADVMERIMQAKNIEPIGEPSREMVTQAVRELRDAFDQEHGGFGDAPKFPPHTGLDLLFYEYRRTEDDYLLHMITRTLDGMAQGGIHDHLGGGFHRYSTDAEWLLPHFEKMLYDNALLARAYVMGFAATGNHDYREVAAKIFDWISHEMTDKGGGFYSALDADSEGVEGRSYVWTHEEVISALGEREGELFCRVFNVKPEGNFHEEATGKKKDLNVLFRSKTYSQLAEEEGIPEDEFRQRMEDCRRRLLQIRNMRVRPHLDDKVLSGWNGLMIGALAHAGGVLGESGYTRAADRAAKFVLKNMRKDGRLLRSSREGEARIEAYLDDYAFLIDGILDLYEATKTKSWLNEAVRLTEALLDLFHDEVDGGFYFTSKDHEQILTRLRDPLDKALPSGNGVAARVLVRLARLTGEHRYLSSARSCFEGFQPIMGRAPRSTESLLLALGMYLDTVSPGGIAVKEQEQPDVSVRKKPVKADVFVSKTAAAPGETVTIAAKLTIDKGWHINSNRPLQDYLIPTSLELHDSPAVSLGRVQYPIGTKVALGVDQEPVSVYEQTAWIVVPVKVARNAESGLRQLELMLQMQPCSKEKCLAPEKLKLSVPLEVNPAGGKGRHQAIFDIIGTMPKKASAKK; encoded by the coding sequence ATGACGGTAAAACAGGAAAAAATGATGCCATCGGCGGAGGAAATCGCAAAGTTGCCTCCCGATGGCGGGCCGGAATTCAATCGACTGATTCACGAGAAGAGTCCATATTTGCTTCAGCACGCTCGTAATCCGGTCGATTGGTATCCCTGGTCCGAAGAAGCATTTGAGAAGGCGCGGAAAGAAGACAAACCCATTTTTCTTTCGATTGGGTACTCAACCTGTCACTGGTGTCACGTCATGGAGTGGGATTCGTTCGAGGATACGGAAGTTGCAGATATTTTGAACCGATACTACGTCTGCATAAAAGTTGATCGGGAAGAGCGTCCGGATATCGATGAAGTTTATATGAACGCCACCCAACTGATCACGAATCGGGGCGGATGGCCGAATTCGGTTTGGCTGTTACCGAACAGAAAACCGTGGTACGCTGGAACATTTTTTCCGCGCGAGGATGTGCAGGGTCGGCCCGGCTTCAAAACGATTCTGCTCAGTCTGGCCGAATTCTGGCAGCGGCGCCGGCAGGATGTCAACAGGCAGGCCGATCAACTGGCCGACGTGATGGAACGGATCATGCAGGCAAAGAATATCGAGCCGATAGGAGAGCCGTCGCGCGAGATGGTGACTCAGGCGGTCCGCGAGTTGCGAGATGCATTCGATCAAGAGCACGGCGGCTTTGGAGATGCGCCCAAGTTCCCGCCGCACACGGGGCTGGACCTGCTTTTTTACGAATATCGCCGCACGGAGGATGATTATCTGCTGCACATGATAACCCGCACGCTCGACGGGATGGCGCAAGGCGGAATTCATGACCATTTGGGCGGCGGGTTTCACAGATATTCCACCGATGCGGAATGGCTGCTGCCACATTTCGAAAAGATGCTGTATGATAACGCGCTGCTCGCGCGCGCATATGTCATGGGGTTTGCCGCAACCGGCAATCATGATTACCGAGAGGTCGCGGCAAAGATTTTCGACTGGATCTCACATGAGATGACTGATAAGGGCGGCGGGTTTTATAGTGCACTCGATGCCGACAGCGAAGGAGTGGAAGGCAGATCTTATGTTTGGACTCATGAAGAAGTGATATCCGCTTTGGGCGAGCGTGAAGGAGAATTATTCTGCCGCGTATTTAATGTCAAACCTGAAGGCAATTTTCATGAGGAGGCCACCGGCAAGAAAAAGGACTTGAATGTTCTGTTCCGCTCGAAGACATACTCGCAGTTGGCGGAGGAGGAGGGCATTCCCGAAGACGAATTTCGCCAGCGCATGGAGGATTGCCGCCGCAGGCTCCTTCAGATACGCAATATGCGGGTTCGCCCGCACCTGGACGACAAGGTGCTGAGCGGGTGGAACGGATTGATGATTGGGGCATTGGCCCATGCAGGCGGAGTACTGGGCGAATCCGGCTATACAAGAGCGGCTGATCGCGCGGCAAAATTTGTGTTGAAAAACATGCGAAAAGACGGGCGGCTCCTGAGAAGTTCCCGCGAGGGTGAAGCAAGAATTGAAGCGTATCTTGATGATTATGCTTTCTTGATCGATGGAATTCTCGATCTCTATGAAGCGACCAAGACGAAGAGCTGGTTGAATGAAGCCGTTCGATTGACTGAGGCGCTCCTCGATCTGTTCCATGACGAAGTCGATGGGGGATTCTACTTTACTTCAAAAGATCACGAGCAAATCCTGACCCGGTTGCGGGACCCGCTCGATAAGGCGCTTCCTTCGGGAAACGGCGTGGCCGCGCGTGTGCTCGTCCGTCTTGCGCGCCTGACCGGCGAACATCGATACCTCAGTTCCGCCAGAAGCTGTTTCGAGGGATTTCAGCCGATTATGGGCCGTGCTCCGCGCAGTACCGAATCGCTGCTGCTGGCGCTGGGAATGTATCTCGATACTGTCTCACCCGGCGGCATCGCAGTAAAAGAGCAGGAGCAGCCCGATGTTTCCGTTCGGAAGAAACCGGTGAAAGCGGACGTTTTCGTGTCGAAGACGGCGGCCGCTCCCGGCGAAACGGTAACGATTGCGGCGAAGCTGACCATAGATAAAGGATGGCATATCAATTCGAATCGGCCGCTGCAGGATTATTTGATACCGACTTCGCTGGAACTGCATGATTCCCCCGCTGTCTCACTCGGGAGGGTGCAGTATCCCATTGGGACAAAAGTCGCTCTGGGGGTTGACCAGGAACCTGTATCCGTCTATGAACAGACGGCATGGATTGTAGTTCCTGTGAAGGTGGCGAGAAACGCCGAGTCGGGGCTGCGACAATTGGAATTGATGCTCCAGATGCAGCCGTGCAGCAAGGAAAAGTGCCTGGCTCCCGAGAAACTCAAGCTGTCCGTTCCGCTCGAGGTTAATCCGGCGGGCGGGAAAGGAAGGCATCAGGCCATTTTCGATATAATCGGGACTATGCCGAAAAAAGCGAGCGCGAAAAAGTGA